The following are encoded in a window of Geobacter metallireducens GS-15 genomic DNA:
- a CDS encoding ABC transporter ATP-binding protein, whose amino-acid sequence MTVERGIRMDQVSYAVGGRTILDRFDLFLEPGVNRTILGMSGAGKTTILRLMLGLLKPDGGTISIDGVSICGMRERQLIQVRKKIAIVFQGGALFDSMTVGENVGYRLFEEGRLSEKEIERIVLEKLSFVGLEQTIDLYPAELSGGMKKRVAIARGLAAEPEYIFFDEPTTGLDPVGVYNIRHLMLRLQGEGKTTLMVTHDLETAFAVSRRFSFLHHARLAFEGTEEEMRRCDTPEIREFLTPTDRSLFRYTTNNHTETTTT is encoded by the coding sequence GTGACTGTCGAACGTGGCATACGGATGGACCAGGTTTCCTACGCGGTGGGGGGACGCACGATCCTCGACCGCTTCGACCTCTTTCTGGAGCCGGGGGTGAACCGGACCATCCTCGGCATGAGCGGGGCCGGGAAGACCACCATCCTGAGGCTCATGCTGGGGCTATTGAAGCCCGATGGTGGAACCATCTCCATCGACGGCGTCTCCATCTGCGGGATGCGGGAGCGGCAACTGATCCAGGTCAGGAAGAAGATCGCTATCGTCTTCCAGGGGGGGGCCCTCTTCGACTCCATGACCGTGGGGGAAAACGTGGGGTACCGCCTCTTCGAGGAGGGGCGTCTTTCCGAGAAGGAAATCGAGCGGATCGTGCTCGAAAAGCTCTCCTTCGTGGGGCTCGAACAGACCATCGACCTCTATCCGGCCGAGCTCTCCGGCGGTATGAAGAAACGGGTCGCCATTGCCCGGGGGTTGGCGGCGGAGCCGGAGTACATCTTTTTCGACGAGCCCACCACCGGCCTCGACCCCGTCGGGGTCTACAACATCCGGCACCTGATGCTCCGACTCCAGGGGGAGGGGAAGACCACCCTCATGGTGACCCACGACCTGGAGACCGCCTTTGCCGTTTCCCGGAGGTTTTCGTTCCTCCACCATGCCCGGCTCGCCTTCGAGGGGACGGAAGAGGAGATGAGGCGGTGCGATACACCGGAAATACGCGAGTTTCTGACACCGACGGACCGTTCACTGTTCAGGTACACCACTAACAATCACACGGAAACAACAACGACATGA
- a CDS encoding MlaE family ABC transporter permease, which yields MNPERTVKWFLQELQAFFVLSARAVVRIFRRPWYYREFITQLDKMGVGSLFIVCLTGLFTGMVMALQALIQLKPFAATSYVGGMVAVTMVKELGPVLSSLMVAGRVGSSITAELGTMVVTEQVDAMRVEGTDIITRLVTSRLKAMLVAMPLLAVVTDALALLGGYVIASGYDINLLMYWKSLSQFMVFQDLVEGVAKPFVFGFLIAMIGSYAGLTTSGGAEGVGAAAKRAVVVSSIMVLVCDFFMTKIFIVFR from the coding sequence ATGAACCCAGAGCGCACGGTCAAATGGTTTCTCCAGGAATTGCAGGCGTTCTTCGTCCTTTCGGCCAGGGCCGTCGTACGGATTTTCCGCAGGCCCTGGTACTATCGGGAGTTCATCACCCAACTGGACAAGATGGGGGTCGGCTCCCTTTTTATCGTCTGCCTCACGGGGCTCTTCACCGGCATGGTCATGGCGCTCCAGGCCCTCATCCAGCTGAAGCCCTTCGCCGCCACCAGCTACGTGGGGGGGATGGTGGCGGTCACCATGGTGAAGGAGTTGGGGCCGGTCCTCTCCTCCCTCATGGTGGCAGGGCGGGTCGGCTCGTCCATTACTGCCGAGCTGGGCACCATGGTCGTCACCGAGCAGGTGGACGCCATGCGGGTGGAGGGGACCGACATCATCACACGGCTCGTCACCTCGCGGCTCAAGGCAATGCTCGTGGCCATGCCGCTTCTGGCCGTCGTTACCGACGCCCTGGCGCTCCTGGGGGGATACGTCATCGCCTCCGGCTACGACATCAACCTGCTCATGTACTGGAAATCCCTCTCCCAGTTCATGGTCTTCCAGGATCTCGTCGAAGGGGTGGCGAAACCCTTTGTCTTCGGCTTTCTCATCGCCATGATCGGCTCGTACGCGGGGCTCACCACCAGCGGCGGGGCCGAGGGGGTGGGGGCCGCGGCCAAGCGGGCGGTGGTCGTCTCGTCCATCATGGTGCTCGTCTGCGATTTCTTTATGACGAAGATTTTCATAGTTTTCAGGTGA
- the lon gene encoding endopeptidase La, translating into MSETVSITIPAVVPLYPVREIVAFPYMIFPLFLKDEELARFEEMLEDDQLVTLVRPRDEAAPGGIPPFFEVGTLCKVNQIQHLSEGGAKIVLEGVARVRVTEVVEFNHHLQGHCEPIHEFVERSMVSEALVQSLNALLKIALSYGRPLPEDVMKMIDLIDNPARLADLVALYVNLPLDEQQQLLETIDPLERLKKVYMHLTSEVQRLQVKGEVQAEVTKRVGKSQKEYLLREQMKQIQEELGEEDTRAAEMTDLRKKIDAAGMPSEVRKVADKELKRVERINPASPEYTVARTYLDYLAGMPWKNATRDNNDINKAEAVLDEDHYNLKKVKERILEYLAVRTLREKMKGPILCFVGPPGVGKTSLGKSIARALGRKFIRMSLGGMRDEAEIRGHRRTYIGALPGRIIQELYRCGTNNPVFMLDEVDKIGLDFRGDPASALLEVLDPEQNNTFTDHYLDVPFDLSNVMFITTANQLDPVPAALKDRMEVIRLSGYTDEEKEKIAVRYLVPREVEENGLAKNPPAFADEALFKIIRDYTREAGVRNLQRNIASVCRKVAKEITQGKPLRETITPAVVEEFLGPRTFFNEVASEKDRVGVVTGLAWTETGGDIIFVEATRMKGKGELILTGSLGDVMKESARAALSFVRANGAEWGVGETAFADTDIHIHVPAGAIPKDGPSAGITMVIAIVSLLSVRPARRDVAMTGEISLTGRVLAIGGLKEKVLAARRAGVKTVVAPARNRENLEDIPDDVKGEIAFVFVDDVREAVQVVLQPV; encoded by the coding sequence ATGTCCGAAACCGTGTCGATAACGATACCTGCCGTCGTGCCGCTTTATCCCGTCCGGGAGATCGTGGCCTTTCCCTACATGATTTTTCCCCTGTTCCTGAAGGACGAGGAGCTTGCCCGTTTCGAGGAGATGCTGGAAGATGACCAGCTCGTGACCCTCGTCCGCCCCCGAGATGAGGCCGCTCCCGGCGGTATCCCCCCTTTTTTCGAGGTCGGGACCCTCTGCAAGGTCAACCAGATTCAGCATCTCTCCGAAGGGGGGGCGAAGATTGTCCTGGAGGGGGTTGCCCGGGTCCGGGTGACGGAGGTGGTAGAGTTCAACCATCACCTTCAGGGCCACTGCGAGCCGATCCACGAGTTCGTGGAGCGCTCCATGGTTTCCGAGGCCTTGGTCCAGAGCCTCAATGCCCTCCTCAAGATTGCCCTTTCCTACGGCCGCCCCCTCCCCGAGGATGTCATGAAGATGATCGATCTCATCGACAACCCTGCGCGGCTGGCGGATCTCGTGGCCCTCTACGTGAATCTTCCCCTGGATGAGCAGCAACAACTTCTGGAGACCATCGACCCCCTGGAGCGGCTCAAGAAGGTCTACATGCACCTGACGAGCGAGGTGCAGCGGCTCCAGGTGAAGGGGGAGGTCCAGGCCGAGGTGACCAAGCGGGTCGGCAAGAGCCAGAAGGAGTACCTGCTGCGGGAGCAGATGAAGCAGATCCAGGAGGAACTGGGGGAGGAGGATACCCGCGCCGCCGAGATGACCGACCTTCGGAAGAAGATCGATGCGGCCGGCATGCCCTCGGAGGTGCGCAAGGTCGCTGACAAGGAACTGAAGCGGGTCGAGCGGATCAATCCCGCTTCCCCCGAGTACACGGTCGCCCGCACTTACCTGGACTATCTGGCCGGCATGCCCTGGAAGAACGCCACCAGGGACAATAACGACATCAACAAGGCCGAGGCGGTGCTGGACGAGGACCACTACAACCTCAAGAAGGTGAAGGAGCGGATCCTTGAATACCTGGCGGTCCGGACCCTGCGGGAGAAAATGAAGGGGCCGATCCTCTGCTTCGTGGGGCCGCCGGGGGTGGGGAAGACAAGCCTCGGCAAGTCCATCGCCCGGGCACTGGGGCGGAAATTCATCCGGATGTCCCTGGGGGGGATGCGGGACGAGGCGGAGATCCGCGGCCACCGCCGCACCTACATCGGCGCCCTCCCGGGCCGGATCATCCAGGAGCTCTACCGCTGCGGCACCAACAATCCGGTCTTCATGCTGGACGAGGTGGACAAGATCGGCCTCGACTTTCGGGGGGATCCGGCCAGCGCACTCCTGGAGGTGCTGGACCCGGAGCAAAACAACACCTTTACCGACCACTACCTGGATGTCCCCTTCGATCTCTCCAACGTCATGTTCATCACCACGGCGAACCAGCTTGACCCGGTCCCCGCTGCCCTTAAGGACCGGATGGAGGTGATCCGGCTTTCGGGCTACACCGACGAGGAGAAGGAGAAGATCGCGGTCCGCTATCTGGTTCCCCGGGAGGTCGAGGAGAACGGTCTGGCGAAAAATCCGCCGGCCTTTGCCGACGAGGCGCTCTTCAAGATCATCCGGGACTACACCCGGGAGGCGGGGGTGCGGAACCTCCAGCGGAACATCGCCTCGGTCTGCCGCAAGGTGGCCAAGGAGATCACCCAGGGGAAGCCACTGCGGGAAACCATCACCCCGGCGGTGGTGGAGGAGTTTCTTGGCCCCCGGACCTTCTTCAACGAGGTGGCCTCGGAGAAGGACCGGGTGGGGGTCGTCACGGGGCTTGCCTGGACCGAGACCGGCGGCGACATCATCTTCGTGGAGGCAACCCGGATGAAGGGGAAGGGGGAGCTGATCCTCACCGGTTCCCTGGGGGATGTCATGAAGGAATCGGCCCGGGCGGCCCTCTCCTTCGTGCGGGCCAATGGCGCCGAGTGGGGGGTGGGCGAGACCGCCTTCGCCGACACCGATATCCACATCCACGTGCCGGCCGGCGCCATCCCCAAGGATGGGCCGTCGGCGGGGATCACCATGGTGATCGCCATCGTGTCGCTCCTGTCGGTGCGGCCGGCCCGCCGCGACGTGGCCATGACCGGCGAGATCAGCCTCACGGGGCGGGTCCTGGCCATCGGCGGGCTCAAGGAGAAGGTGCTGGCGGCCCGGCGCGCCGGGGTGAAGACTGTGGTGGCCCCTGCCCGTAACCGGGAGAACCTGGAGGACATCCCCGACGACGTGAAGGGGGAGATCGCCTTCGTCTTTGTGGATGACGTGCGCGAGGCGGTTCAGGTGGTGCTGCAACCGGTATGA
- a CDS encoding ABC-F family ATP-binding cassette domain-containing protein: MLHLKNLSKDFAGRPLFTGINWHLKKGERVGLVGENGAGKSTLMKIVAGLVEHSAGEMIFAKGATVGYLPQDGIVTRGRPLLAEVMTALDDLQRMERELADLTRRLEEIPHDDPEHGALLDRYGHLQEEFRLRGGYAMEAEACRVLDGLGFLPADRGRDCGEFSGGWQMRIALAKLLLKKPNVLLLDEPTNHLDIEARNWLEGYLCEYPHSVILVSHDRFFMDQVCHRITEVWNSVLTDYHCSYSRYLVQREERVAALREAKRRQDEEVQKIEDFISRFRYKADKASLVQSRIKQLEKIERIVLPPERKKIRFRFPDPPASGRIAMELAGVVKAYGPNVVLNGVDLTVEKGERIALVGHNGAGKSTLMGIMAGKPFEGGERIVGHNVALDYFAQDQAQVLDSDKSVHDELLADAPFAMVPQLRDILGAFLFSGDDIHKKVAVLSGGERNRLALAKMLLRPSNLLLMDEPTNHLDLFSKDVLLDALKTFPGTVVFVSHDRYFIDGLATRVVEVAGGQLTSYHGDYEYYLQKKAAVDGQISPVPGPRSPVPDSVPESKEERLRQREEEKSRQRDEKRRQKRLEELETAIAAEEERLAELEARMADPAFFQDLEAARQGGEEHAALTARIAGLYEEWETVGAEG; this comes from the coding sequence ATGCTCCATCTCAAGAACCTCTCCAAGGACTTCGCGGGAAGGCCGCTCTTCACCGGCATCAACTGGCACCTGAAAAAGGGTGAGCGGGTAGGCCTCGTGGGGGAGAACGGCGCCGGCAAGTCGACCCTCATGAAAATCGTCGCCGGGCTCGTGGAGCATTCGGCCGGCGAGATGATCTTCGCCAAGGGTGCCACGGTCGGCTACCTCCCCCAGGACGGCATCGTCACCCGCGGAAGGCCGCTTCTGGCCGAGGTGATGACGGCCCTGGACGACCTCCAGCGGATGGAACGGGAACTGGCCGACCTTACCCGGCGCCTTGAGGAAATTCCCCACGATGACCCGGAGCACGGTGCGCTTCTTGATCGTTACGGGCACCTCCAGGAGGAGTTCCGGCTGCGGGGTGGCTACGCCATGGAGGCGGAGGCATGCCGGGTGCTGGACGGCCTCGGCTTTCTCCCCGCTGACCGGGGGCGCGACTGCGGCGAGTTCTCCGGCGGGTGGCAGATGCGGATCGCTCTGGCCAAGCTCCTCCTGAAAAAGCCCAACGTGCTCCTGCTGGACGAGCCCACCAACCACCTGGACATCGAGGCCCGCAACTGGCTGGAGGGGTACCTGTGCGAGTATCCCCACTCGGTGATTCTCGTCTCCCATGACCGCTTCTTCATGGACCAGGTCTGCCACCGGATCACCGAGGTCTGGAACAGCGTCCTCACCGACTACCACTGCTCCTACAGCCGCTATCTGGTCCAGCGGGAGGAGCGGGTGGCGGCCCTGCGGGAGGCGAAGCGGCGCCAGGACGAGGAGGTCCAGAAGATCGAGGACTTCATCAGCCGGTTCCGCTACAAGGCCGACAAGGCGTCCCTGGTCCAGTCCCGTATCAAGCAACTGGAGAAGATCGAGCGGATCGTCCTCCCTCCGGAGCGCAAGAAAATCCGCTTCCGGTTCCCCGATCCCCCGGCCAGCGGCCGGATCGCCATGGAGCTTGCCGGCGTGGTGAAGGCCTACGGCCCCAACGTGGTCCTGAACGGCGTTGATCTCACCGTGGAGAAGGGGGAGCGGATCGCCCTGGTGGGGCACAACGGCGCCGGCAAGTCAACCCTCATGGGAATTATGGCGGGAAAACCCTTCGAGGGAGGCGAGCGGATCGTGGGGCACAACGTGGCCCTCGACTACTTTGCCCAGGACCAGGCCCAGGTTCTCGACAGCGACAAGAGCGTCCACGACGAGCTCCTTGCCGACGCCCCCTTTGCCATGGTGCCGCAGCTGCGGGACATCCTCGGCGCCTTCCTCTTCTCCGGGGACGACATCCACAAGAAGGTGGCGGTCCTCTCGGGGGGTGAACGGAACCGCCTGGCCCTGGCCAAGATGCTCCTGCGCCCTTCGAACCTGCTCCTCATGGATGAGCCCACCAACCACCTGGACCTCTTCAGCAAGGACGTGCTCCTGGACGCCCTCAAGACCTTCCCCGGCACTGTGGTCTTCGTCTCCCACGACCGCTACTTCATCGACGGCCTCGCCACCCGGGTGGTGGAGGTGGCAGGGGGGCAGCTCACCAGCTACCACGGCGACTACGAGTACTATCTCCAGAAGAAGGCCGCGGTTGATGGTCAGATTTCCCCGGTCCCCGGTCCCCGGTCCCCGGTCCCGGATTCCGTGCCGGAATCAAAAGAAGAGCGGCTGCGCCAGCGGGAGGAGGAGAAGTCCCGTCAGCGGGACGAGAAGCGGCGCCAGAAGCGGCTGGAAGAGCTGGAGACGGCCATCGCCGCGGAGGAGGAGCGTCTTGCCGAGTTGGAGGCGCGGATGGCCGACCCCGCCTTCTTTCAGGATCTGGAAGCGGCCCGGCAGGGTGGGGAAGAGCACGCCGCCCTGACGGCACGGATTGCCGGATTGTATGAGGAGTGGGAAACCGTCGGTGCCGAGGGGTAG
- a CDS encoding Rne/Rng family ribonuclease — MAKKMLINVMHPEEARVAIVEDGKLDNLDIEIAGSEQTRGNVYKGVVVRVEPGLQAAFVDIGAKRLGFLQMGEIHPSFWQWRDDVPPENRNRRPRIQEVIRRGQELIVQVEKGERDMKGAALTTYMSFPGRYMVLMPGSDSAGISRKVESDADRKKLKEKLSQMEIPEGIGYIVRTEALGKTKTELNKDLQNLLTLYKSIQEKAAALKAPALIHQEMNVVIRTIRDYFTAEIDEVLVDSKEVYKEARDFFKQTMPKYEKLVKLHTEKRPIFSRYQIEEQIDLIYEKKVPLKSGGYLIIEPTEALVSIDVNSGKTTGEKGVEDTAYKTNLEAAEEAARQLRLRDLGGLIVLDFIDMRDRKHNATVEKTLKAALKEDKARVEVGRISQFGMLEMSRQRIKQTLEQGSTLECPHCSGRGKVKSVESMALSFLRKVHAAAAKGTVAEVHGGLPLEVAYYLLNRKKRELARIEDDYDIVVTVKGRTSFLMNELELETVKREKPAHIEHPAEAAEAPEKKPETVMEAAEAVEPEETALQEGGEGKKRKRRRSRKKGKGEETPAVSLAEEPLQEEEVVGEPEAGEEPEEIEEGVEAAPGEEAKKKRRRRRRRGKKPRAGEAGEVPAAEVTAEIVTPEPAVEPSAPIDAESAAEAEEPAEPAAEEAKKKRRRRKRRSGKREEEGLAAEEAATPQETAPVAPEPAPASAVEPAPEEPKPKKTRAPRTKRAAVAASEPAEPQTVEAVSAEPAPTEAAPAKPVRKRAPRKKAVAEEEAIAPEAHAPEPTPEAEAPKRKRAPRKKKETPEAPPENDTP; from the coding sequence ATGGCAAAAAAGATGCTCATCAACGTGATGCATCCGGAGGAGGCCCGCGTTGCCATCGTCGAAGACGGCAAGCTGGACAATCTGGACATCGAGATCGCGGGGAGCGAACAGACCCGCGGCAACGTCTACAAGGGGGTCGTGGTCCGGGTGGAGCCGGGGCTCCAGGCGGCCTTCGTGGATATCGGGGCCAAAAGGCTCGGCTTCCTCCAGATGGGGGAGATTCACCCCTCCTTCTGGCAGTGGCGCGACGACGTCCCCCCCGAGAACCGCAACCGCCGCCCCCGCATCCAGGAAGTGATCCGCCGGGGCCAGGAACTCATCGTCCAAGTGGAAAAGGGTGAACGGGACATGAAGGGGGCGGCCCTCACCACGTACATGTCGTTCCCGGGGCGCTACATGGTCCTTATGCCGGGAAGCGACTCCGCCGGCATCTCCCGCAAGGTGGAGAGCGATGCCGACCGCAAGAAACTGAAGGAGAAGCTCAGCCAGATGGAGATCCCCGAGGGGATCGGCTATATCGTCCGGACCGAGGCCCTCGGCAAGACCAAGACCGAGCTGAACAAGGACCTCCAGAACCTCCTCACTCTTTACAAGTCGATCCAGGAAAAGGCGGCCGCCCTCAAGGCCCCGGCCCTCATCCACCAGGAGATGAACGTGGTCATCCGGACCATCCGCGACTACTTCACCGCCGAGATCGACGAAGTGCTCGTGGACAGCAAGGAGGTCTACAAGGAGGCCCGGGACTTCTTCAAGCAGACCATGCCCAAATACGAGAAACTGGTGAAGCTCCACACGGAGAAGCGCCCCATCTTCTCCCGCTACCAGATTGAGGAGCAGATCGACCTCATCTACGAGAAGAAGGTCCCTCTAAAATCCGGCGGCTACCTCATCATCGAGCCCACCGAGGCCCTGGTCTCCATCGACGTCAACTCCGGCAAGACCACCGGGGAGAAGGGGGTGGAGGATACCGCCTACAAGACCAATTTGGAGGCGGCGGAAGAGGCGGCCCGGCAACTGCGGCTGCGGGACCTGGGGGGGCTCATCGTCCTTGATTTCATCGACATGCGGGACCGCAAGCACAACGCCACCGTGGAGAAGACTCTCAAGGCCGCCCTCAAGGAGGACAAGGCCCGGGTCGAGGTGGGGCGCATCTCTCAGTTCGGCATGCTGGAGATGTCCCGCCAGCGGATCAAGCAGACCCTTGAGCAGGGAAGCACCCTCGAATGCCCCCACTGCAGCGGCCGGGGGAAGGTGAAGAGCGTTGAGAGCATGGCCCTCTCCTTCCTCCGCAAGGTCCACGCCGCCGCAGCCAAGGGAACCGTGGCCGAGGTTCATGGCGGCCTCCCCCTGGAGGTGGCCTACTACCTCCTGAACCGCAAGAAGCGAGAACTGGCCCGGATCGAGGACGACTACGACATCGTGGTGACGGTCAAGGGGCGGACTTCGTTCCTCATGAACGAGCTGGAACTGGAGACGGTCAAGCGGGAAAAGCCGGCTCACATCGAGCATCCGGCCGAAGCGGCGGAGGCGCCGGAAAAGAAGCCGGAAACCGTCATGGAAGCCGCCGAGGCCGTGGAACCCGAGGAGACGGCTCTCCAGGAAGGCGGAGAAGGGAAAAAGCGCAAGCGTCGCCGCAGCCGCAAGAAAGGAAAGGGAGAGGAAACTCCGGCCGTCTCCCTTGCCGAAGAGCCTTTGCAGGAGGAAGAAGTCGTCGGGGAGCCTGAAGCCGGTGAGGAACCGGAGGAGATCGAAGAGGGGGTCGAGGCTGCGCCGGGTGAAGAAGCCAAGAAAAAGCGGCGCAGGAGACGGCGCCGCGGGAAGAAGCCGCGCGCCGGCGAAGCCGGCGAGGTTCCGGCCGCTGAAGTCACCGCTGAGATTGTGACTCCCGAGCCGGCCGTCGAACCCTCCGCGCCGATTGATGCGGAATCCGCAGCGGAAGCAGAGGAACCAGCAGAACCGGCTGCAGAGGAGGCGAAAAAGAAGCGCCGCCGCCGCAAGCGCCGCAGCGGCAAGCGAGAGGAGGAGGGACTGGCCGCCGAAGAGGCAGCCACCCCGCAAGAAACAGCCCCAGTGGCGCCGGAGCCTGCGCCTGCATCGGCTGTCGAGCCTGCACCGGAAGAGCCGAAGCCGAAGAAGACCCGTGCACCGCGTACCAAAAGGGCTGCTGTTGCGGCTTCAGAACCCGCGGAGCCACAGACCGTCGAGGCGGTATCCGCCGAACCGGCACCTACTGAAGCGGCACCGGCAAAGCCTGTGCGCAAACGGGCACCCCGCAAGAAAGCCGTCGCGGAGGAGGAAGCCATCGCCCCTGAGGCGCACGCGCCGGAGCCGACGCCGGAAGCCGAGGCACCGAAACGCAAGCGGGCACCGCGCAAGAAGAAGGAAACCCCTGAAGCTCCGCCTGAGAATGATACTCCATGA
- a CDS encoding methionine adenosyltransferase yields MITIEAFKGNSVQEQQVEIVERKGKGHPDFICDAAMDAVSVALSQEYIRQFGRILHHNIDKSLLAAGSVEKRFGGGRVIRPMELIIGDRATFSVGDRQIPVTEIALGAAREWFRKNLRFVDPELHVNFRVVLAPGSEELTDIFARPGEVMAANDTSAAVGYWPLSPTELAVLALEQHLNSREFKEHFPETGEDIKVMGLRSGKDLELTVAMPFLARFIESEGEYFARKGVVEREIGEFLTGLPGFGRKGVRLNALDEPGRGLGGVYLSLLGTSAEDADSGQVGRGNRVNGIIALGRPLGTEAAAGKNPVSHVGKIYNILAHRLAQEICEELEGVREAHVLLLSRIGTPIDRPRMAAAQLLLEKGIRLGNVSAKAEEIIGQRLAGINGFCMELAAGRYPVC; encoded by the coding sequence ATGATAACCATCGAAGCATTCAAGGGGAACTCTGTTCAGGAGCAGCAGGTGGAAATCGTGGAGCGGAAGGGGAAAGGCCATCCCGACTTCATCTGTGACGCGGCCATGGACGCCGTCTCCGTGGCCCTGTCCCAGGAGTATATCCGGCAGTTCGGCCGCATTCTCCACCACAACATCGACAAGAGCCTCCTTGCGGCGGGAAGCGTGGAAAAGCGCTTCGGCGGCGGCCGGGTAATCCGTCCCATGGAGCTCATCATCGGTGACCGGGCCACGTTTTCCGTGGGAGATCGGCAGATTCCGGTGACGGAGATCGCCCTGGGCGCCGCCCGTGAGTGGTTCAGAAAGAACCTCCGTTTCGTGGACCCGGAGCTGCACGTAAATTTCCGTGTGGTGCTGGCGCCGGGATCTGAAGAACTCACCGACATCTTCGCCCGGCCGGGGGAAGTCATGGCAGCCAACGACACCTCGGCAGCCGTGGGCTACTGGCCCCTCTCGCCGACGGAACTGGCGGTCCTCGCCCTGGAACAGCACCTGAATTCCCGGGAGTTCAAGGAGCACTTTCCCGAAACCGGCGAAGACATCAAGGTCATGGGCCTACGCTCGGGGAAAGATCTCGAGCTGACCGTGGCAATGCCGTTCCTGGCGCGGTTCATCGAATCAGAAGGGGAATACTTCGCCAGAAAGGGCGTGGTTGAGAGAGAGATTGGTGAGTTTCTCACGGGACTCCCCGGTTTCGGCCGAAAAGGGGTTCGCCTCAACGCCCTTGACGAACCGGGACGGGGACTTGGAGGCGTCTACCTGAGCCTCCTGGGCACCTCGGCGGAAGACGCCGATTCGGGCCAGGTTGGTCGCGGCAACCGGGTCAACGGGATCATTGCCCTGGGGCGGCCCCTCGGCACCGAGGCCGCCGCCGGCAAGAACCCGGTGAGCCATGTGGGAAAAATCTACAACATCCTTGCCCACCGGCTCGCCCAGGAGATTTGCGAGGAACTGGAGGGGGTCAGAGAGGCCCACGTTCTCTTGTTGAGCCGGATCGGCACCCCCATCGACCGCCCCCGGATGGCGGCGGCCCAGCTGCTGCTGGAAAAGGGAATTCGGCTCGGCAATGTTTCGGCAAAGGCCGAGGAGATCATCGGCCAGAGGCTGGCTGGTATCAACGGATTCTGCATGGAACTGGCGGCTGGCCGCTATCCGGTCTGCTGA